ACTGTATGGAGCGCATGGGGCACCTCCCCTATTAAGCAACGAACTCAGCTTTTATAGAAACATCCCTCCCTCCAGGATTCATTATGGCAGTCCGGATAAGCAATTGGCAAATTTTTAGAATTTATTGCTACTGTAAAATCCGTCCAACAGAGTTTGTTTTGATGGACTGGGAACACATTTGCACGGAGTCCTAGATAAACCATGCATCCCGCAGGGATGCCAGCAATTAGCCGGTGGTCGCGCAGCGCACCACCGGATGGAAAAAAACATTTCTGATTTGGCATCCCGCAGGGATGCCAGAGAATAAAATAGCCTGCCATCCCTGCCGGGATGAAAAGAATCGTTCGGGGATATTTTTCCGGTGGTATCGCTGCGCTCAACCACCGGCTAGGGGCGGTGATCCCTGCCGGGATCGGAGATAGTGGGTAGTGATAAAATGGGGCTGTCCACGTTCCCCTGACTACAATCCACTCACCACTTCCTATCAGCCCCTTAGATTCTTTTGCATGTGCTTTTTGTAGCCTTCCACGCCTGGCTGCCCGTAAGGATTGATGCCAATCAAACGCCCCTCAAGCACGGTGGCCAGCATCAACATTTGAAAAAACTGTCCCATCGAGTATTCATCCAAACCAGGTAAGTTTAGGTCGGCGGTGGGACGGCAATCATCCGCGTAGGCCTGGTTGGTGCCGTCGATCGCGGCGGTCAGGATCTGAGGGACGGTCTTGCCCGCAAGTTCATTAAGCTTGTCCTGGTCCAAATCGCTAGCTTCGATGGCCAGCCGGTCGCGCCGCACGCTATGGGAAATGACGTTGGTGATGACCTTGTCCCGGCGCCCTTCTTGGTGTTGTTGGCCGCGGGAATGCAGGTCGCGCGTGTTGACCACGGTCAGTGGCGTTGCTCCATGTTCTTTCTTACCCAGGCTTTCGCTGAGGAGTTGGTCGTACCACATCCCCGCGGCCTCGAGCCCCTTCCCCCAGGTGCTCAGGATGCGGATGGTCGCGCCTCGCTGGACTTCTAGTAAATGGCACACGCCGACGTAATCAAGCACGGGGTTGGAACCCAGTGGGGTGCGATTGCTAAACGCCCCCGCCGTGCGATAGCGCGCATTCATGGCGGCAGCTCCTTCCAGCAAGCGGACAATATCGATGCCAATCACCGCGGCTGGCAACAGGCCCACGGCGGTTAAGATTGAAAACCGCCCGCCGACGCCATCGGGAATATCAAAGATCTCCGGACAGCCCAGCGCGCGACTCAGTTCAAAAAGGCGGCCGCTTTTACCGGTGACAGGGACAATGTATTCCGCCAAGGCCGAGCGTTCCCCACCCAGGGATTTTTGCAGGGCATTCCAAAACAGGCGAAACGCGGCGGCGGTTTCCAGGGTGCCGCCGCTTTTGCTAATCACCACGATTCCCCAGCGGTCTTCAACGGCGGTTGCCACCGCTGGCGTGGCGCGGTTGCAGCCCAAGAGATCCAGCAACCCCTGCAGGCTGTCGTTATCGACGTTGTTTCCTTCAAAGTAAATCCTGGGTTTGCCTCCCCGTTCACCCCGGGACAGTTCATTATGGTAGGGGTGGCAGCAAGCCTCTAGCAGTGCCCGGGCGCCCATGTACGATCCGCCAATGCCCAACACCACGACGCGATCGATCGCCTCGCGCAGGCGGGCGGCCGTGGCTAAAATGCGGCCCAATTCGCTGGTGTGGCGGTTGGTCTTGTAATCGGCCAGGAGGCGGTCGGGCAAATCCATGAATCCCGCGTCCAACGGCTGTTTGTCGGCGGGGACGGGACCCCCGGAGTGCCACAACTCGAGATCGGCCAGGGTTTCCGCGCGGGCGGCTTCGAGTTTGGGGGCTAGGGCCGCCAGGTCGGCCTTGTCGATGCCCGTTTGGGGGATGAAACAGGCCGTGGGATCGTAAGAAAGCTCGCGATTGGTGGGATTAAAGCGCAACGTCATGGCAAATTTGCGGGTCAAGGGGGAAAAATGATCAACAACCTGGGCGGGCGTGCGTCAACAGGTAGTGTAACGCCGGGTTGGCGTAGGGAAAAGCGGGCGATGAAAAGAGCAGCCAGCCATCACCGCAGTAATACAGCAGGTGATAAGAAGGTATTCGTCCCGCAACTCATTGGGCACACAGATAAAAATGGATAAATTTTTTGGAAAACACAATTTCTGGTGATTGACAAAACTTTAATTGTTAAGCATATTCTACGAAGCTTATGGAAGCTGCGAAGGGCAGATTCCAGATGGGATAGCAGGGCAGTTCTGAGTTTTGGGCAGATTCTTTTTTTGTGTTGGGGCAATTCTGTTGGTACTGGGCAGGTTTCTTAGTTTTTTGGGCAATTCTGGTGTTTAAGGCGATTCCTATCTGACTCAATTAGAGTCGGCTTTGATTTGCTAGTTGACTTCACTTTTTTGTATAAGGGGCAGCTTATGCGGCTGGCAATCTGGGCGTGCGCGCTTGTATGGACTTTTACACATGTTTGCCATGCTGAACTTGTATGGGACCCCCTCTCGGTCGGCAACTGCAATCTCTATTTGGATGCCCGTGACTTGTCCACGCTCACACTGACCCCCGCGGGTAAAGTGCTGGCCTGGAAAGACAAGGCCACGGGATTGGTCTTTTCCGCCCCGGATGAAGATCGTGCACCGCAGTATTTGGCAAATTCCCCGCTCGGCCCGGCGGTCTACTTTGAGCCGATCCACTACCTCAAAGCGACCATTGCGGATTGGATGACAACCCAAGGCCAGATCGGGATGAACGTCCACTGGCTCGAGCAATCGTCCGAAACGTTCCCGCTCTCGAGCGCGGATGAGCAATCCAACTCAAAGTACACGATGTTTTACACCCGCCAAGTAGGACCGAATTACCGATTTGGCATGCGTATGCGTAATCAACCAGACGTACCGGCGTTTAACGGCGGGATCGAGGCGGACGGGTCCAGCCTGCAACTGGACACCAACTATTCGCTCAACATCCGCGCGCACGGGACGGGGGGAACATCCAGCTACGAACTGTGGGGGAACGGGATCAATTATCCACCCACCTATGGCAGCAACGCGGCGATGCTCAATTCGTGGATGGGGTCAATCCCCGGCCGCGACAATCTGATCCTAGGGGCGTTTCAGCTTCAGGATAGCGTCCAGCAAACGGGCAAGTTCTACATTGGCCAGGCCGTGGCGTTTAGCTCGCCATTGAATAACCAACAAAATGCCGAGTTCCAGGAAATGCTACTGACGATTGGCAGCACGCCGATCCCGGAACCGGGGAATGGTATTACATATATAACTATATTGGCTAGTCTATCAGGCTGGCTACTTCGACAGTGTAAGAGAAATATTTAGCAGCACAGAGATAGGAATTGAGGATTTAGATTATCCCCTAATTGCGTGTTGAAATTCGAACGGCCAACCCTGCAAAGCATTGATGAGAGGGTGTTTAGGACAAATAGGGGACATAAGGTGTCGGCGAGACAAGTTATGCAAGGAGAACGAAGCAGAGGAATCCTAAACTTCGTCGCTGGAGCTCGACGAAGCACAACGCGGTCGTAGCCTGCCAGAACGACACAGATAAATTATACGCTCTCTAGCAGAGTTTTTCGTTCCCCAACAGATCCCGCAGCAACTCCGCCAGACCCGTGTCAAAGGTCGCGTAGCGGGGCTGCCAGCCCAGTCGGGCCTTGACCAGCGCATTGCGCATCCGTAGGGAAACATTCAGCGCCTCGACCAGGGGAAATCCCAGCAGCAGCCCGACAATCCAGCCGGGCGCGTTTCCCACGCGCGGCAGACCCAGGGCGGCGGCCAGGCGGCAAATGACCTCGGCGCGGCGCAATGGCAGGTCGTCGCCGACAAAGTGGTTCTGCCCCGCTTGGCCGCGCTCGAGCGCTAGGACGTACACCTGGGCCAGGTCATCCACCTGCACCAGTCCCCAGTAGTTTGCCCCCTTGCCCACAATGCGATATTGGCCGCGCCGCAGCAGGGAGATGGTTTCTTGCATAAATCCCCCCGGTCCATACACAAATCCCGGCGTGACCACTTGTGCTTGCAGGCCGTGTCGCTGGTGGAGGGTCCATAGTTCGTAGACCATTTCGGCGTGTCCCCGGGCCAGCAGACACGGACGCAGGGGGGCGCTTTCATCCATCCACGACTCTCCTCCGCCAGCATGGGCCAAGGCTCCGCTAGTATAGATGAGCGGTTTATTTTGCAGCAGGCACTCGGTCGCCAGCGCGCGGGTCATGGTGGCGTCAGAACGATGCATGGCCACGATTTTGCCGTTCGTCCAGCGTCCCCGCGGTTTGGCCTGGGCGGCATGGATAACGGCCTGGGTTTGGGCCACCAACGGGGTGTAGGTTATCGGTTGGGTCATCTCGCCCACGGCGATGCGCATTCCCCGCGCCTGCAGGTTAGCGCCTCGCGCGGGATGGCGCACCAGTCCCGTGACCGCGTGCCCCCGCGCTAATAACGCTCGGACAATCGCCGAGCCAATAAATCCGGTCGCGCCGGTAACCAGGACATGCATGGGAGTTCGTCGAGGAAAGGATTCCGACCTGGGGATGGTAATTACAATCGGGAAGCGGGCTGATCCACCAGGAAGACGCAATGCGCCGCGCTTTCCCCCTCTCCAGAGCGAATTTAGGCCGCGTCTGTTACAATAAGCGCTAATCACGCCCAGGGAGGCTGATCCGTAAGGTCCAGAAGGTACAGCCGTGTGGTGATCAATTTTGGCAAGTTCTGCGCAAGACGCCGGGCAAAATGACCAAAATTGCCGAGAAATAGCCTGCGGTTTACAGCAAAATTATTATGAGTTTGTTAGTTTTGGGGAGTAATAGGGCTAACTCATCAGGACTTAACATTTACCGTATAACCTATGGGGGCAAATTCGATTTGCAATGACATTCTCGTTTCTAGCTCCTTCATCGCGCCCCTGGAGTCACATCATGCCAGTTCGGATTCAGCGATTTGCCCGGTTGTTTTTTCAGTCCGCCGCCACAGTCGCGTTTTCGCTTTGCGCGGGGACGGCTTTGATCGCCGACACTCGGCCCGGTGATTTGGATTTAGATGGCGATGTGGACTTTCAAGACGCCTTCGTCTTGAACGGAAATTACGGTACCACCTCAGGCGCGGCTTGGGCTGATGGAGATATCAACCAGGACGGAGCAGTAAACTTTGCCGACGCCTTTGCCCAGACGAACGAGTCCGGCACTTCCTACGCCACCACTCCGGGGACGCTGGGTGATAACATTTTGACGCTGATTTATGACGCCGCCACGGGGGTGGTCTCGGTGGAAGGCCCCGTCACCGAGCAATATAAATCGTTGAGCATTCAAAGCGCATCAGGCAGTTTCGCGCTCAATCAGGCCAATTGGCTAAACGGCACCGGCGGGCCTAATCCGGGCGTGGGCTTTGTGGTCAACACCGCCGCCCAACAGGGATTTGCCTCTAACACCGCGCTGGGCCACACGTTTTTGATTTCCAATGGTTACAATGTGGGGGATATTCTGGGAACGGGCTTGACCGAGTCATTCTTGCTTTCGGATTTGACGATTTCTTACGGGATTCAGGGCGTGGTGGGAACCAAAGTTGGCGATTTCCGCATGAGTGGCGCGATGGTCGTCAATCAATGGGTTGGCGCGAGCGGCGCAAACTGGACGGTCGCCGGCAGTTGGGCCGGACCCGTCCCCAACAGTAACACCGCCGAAGCCAGCTTTTTGGGAATGGGCGGGGCTAATGCCAACCTTAACGCCAGCCAAACCGTCAATAAGCTCACCTTTAATTCCAGCGTCGGCTATGTGTTGGCGGGTCCCGCAGCCAATGTTCTCAGCTTAGCAGGGACGAATCCGGTCATTAGCACCGCTGGTACGGGCAGCCCGTCGGTTAATACTTCGCTCAACCTGGGTAATAACACCGCGATCACGGTCGGTGGCGGGGGATTGAGCTTTGCTCTGCCAACAGGTTCCACGAGCACTGTGGGTACCGGTGTCGCCGCCACGGTGGCCGGGGGAAGCACATTAACCCTAGGAGGAGCTGTCAGTGCCTTGGGAAGCACCGCCGGCAATAAAGCCAATATCACCACCAGTGCCGCAACTAGCACGCTCAGTGTGACCAATGGCGATCAGGTGGTCGGCCATGTCGCGGGACCTGGAGCGGGCGCGGGGACCGCGGTTGGCTCCACTAGCATCACGGGACAAAAGTCACTGACCGTGGATGGGCTGCGGCAACAAAGGCTGACATTATCCGCCGGAAATGCCACCACCTTTACCCGGCTAAATGCCCGGGCCGTGGATGGCGGGGCAAATGGCCTAATCCTGATTAATAACACCCTTTTGAATGGCGGTTCCGGGACCCCCGGCATGTCGTTGGGAAATGAGTCCTATTTGGACCTGAATGACAACGATTTGATCTTGTATCACTCGGACAATGTGGGTGACCCCAATCCGTTGGCCACAATCACCCAATATGTGGATAATTTTTATAGTTTTGGCTCGGCTCCGGGGAATAACGTCCCGGTCATTGGCAGCTCCACGGTGGAGAACTCTGGCGGATCGCGGATCTTGATTCCCGTGGATAACAACAATAGCCAATTTGGAGATGTCGGCAATCCGTTTTATGATTTGACCCTGGGCAATAGCACGCTGGGGACCGGCTTTAATCAAATTATCGTCCGCTTTACCTATCCCGGCGACTACAACCTGGATGGCAAAGTTGACGGCTCGGACTATATCGTGGTTGACTCCAATTTGGGAACGCCGACCCCGGGATTATCCGGTGGCTGGTTGTTGGGTGACGGGGACTTTGACGGGATCATTACACCCGCCGACTATCTCCCGATCGACAGCAACTTTGGCCAGGGGGTCAGCAATCCGCTGGGGATCGCCGCCACCGCCATTCCCGAACCTAGCGTCTGGATGTTGGGCGCGGTCGGGTTATTTGGTTTAGCCGCCTGGGGTCGGACCCGCAGGCGTGGCTAAAGAAATCTGCTTGTCATGTCTGGGTCAATTTTATTTTTGATCTTTGGCGGGGATGTCGACTTAGCCCTGGAAAATTATTCCTCGGACTGGCTGCGTCCCCCGCCTAAAAAGATCATGGCATAGTAAGCCACTGTCAAAATTGACTCTAAGGTCCCCGCGACATAGGTCAGCGCGGCGGCATTAAGCACTTTATTTATGTGCGGCATCTCGGTCGAGGGGACGATGCCGCTGTCGACCAGGATCCGCTTGGCCCGGGCGCTGGCGTCATACTCCACGGGCAAATTGATAATCTGAAATAACGCGACGACCGAAAATAAGCCAAGGCCCGCCCAGATCAGCGGTTGAATCTGCATGACAGCCCCTAGCAGCATCAGGCCAATCCCCCCCGAACCGCCAAAGTTGGCGGCGGGAACGGCCAAATTTCGGATTACCAGGGGCGCATAACGCTCCGCGTCTTGAATGGCGTGCCCCGCCTCGTGCGCGGCGATGCCCACCGCCGATAGCGACCGTCCGACAAAGTTGGGTTGGCTAAGGCGGAGCGCTTTGGCCGTGGGATCATAATGGTCGGATAACTGTCCCGGCACGGCCTCGACGCCGACATGGTGCAACCCGGCCGAATCCAATATATACCGCGCCGCCGCGGCGCCGCTCAGCGGGGCGGGCATTTGACTGGCATCGTTATACGCGCTCATCATGCGCGTGCGGGCCCACAACGCTAACAACAGCGCGGGTGCTAAAAAGACAAAGTACATTGGGTCAAAAAACATGCTGACGTTCCTTATCGCTAGCGAATAACCAGAAACCTCCCGTGAATCACGCTACGGTGCCAAAATGGCAGTGGCTTGCGGTGGGGTTAAAGTTATGCCATCTTCGCCCTCCTAAGGGAAAACACGCTAGTTCTGTGCCATCAATTAGTTTTGATTGAGCCGCAGTGTGCTAGCCCAAACGGTTAGAGCGTCAAAAACCTTAGGCTAGTGTCCTGCGGCTGATCAGCTCCACTCGAATCCTTAACTTTGACACAGCACTAGTCCTCAACCTGTAATACGCTAGGCGTTCATTCTTGGCAGTCCTGGCTGACTAAAATTTACCGCAATCCATCACTGCGATTTACGTGCCAAGGAGAAATGGGTGTTCTCAGATATTTGTATTCGGGTTGGGTA
The sequence above is drawn from the Pirellulales bacterium genome and encodes:
- a CDS encoding glucose-6-phosphate isomerase; translation: MTRKFAMTLRFNPTNRELSYDPTACFIPQTGIDKADLAALAPKLEAARAETLADLELWHSGGPVPADKQPLDAGFMDLPDRLLADYKTNRHTSELGRILATAARLREAIDRVVVLGIGGSYMGARALLEACCHPYHNELSRGERGGKPRIYFEGNNVDNDSLQGLLDLLGCNRATPAVATAVEDRWGIVVISKSGGTLETAAAFRLFWNALQKSLGGERSALAEYIVPVTGKSGRLFELSRALGCPEIFDIPDGVGGRFSILTAVGLLPAAVIGIDIVRLLEGAAAMNARYRTAGAFSNRTPLGSNPVLDYVGVCHLLEVQRGATIRILSTWGKGLEAAGMWYDQLLSESLGKKEHGATPLTVVNTRDLHSRGQQHQEGRRDKVITNVISHSVRRDRLAIEASDLDQDKLNELAGKTVPQILTAAIDGTNQAYADDCRPTADLNLPGLDEYSMGQFFQMLMLATVLEGRLIGINPYGQPGVEGYKKHMQKNLRG
- a CDS encoding zinc metallopeptidase, which encodes MFFDPMYFVFLAPALLLALWARTRMMSAYNDASQMPAPLSGAAAARYILDSAGLHHVGVEAVPGQLSDHYDPTAKALRLSQPNFVGRSLSAVGIAAHEAGHAIQDAERYAPLVIRNLAVPAANFGGSGGIGLMLLGAVMQIQPLIWAGLGLFSVVALFQIINLPVEYDASARAKRILVDSGIVPSTEMPHINKVLNAAALTYVAGTLESILTVAYYAMIFLGGGRSQSEE
- a CDS encoding NAD-dependent epimerase/dehydratase family protein, translating into MHVLVTGATGFIGSAIVRALLARGHAVTGLVRHPARGANLQARGMRIAVGEMTQPITYTPLVAQTQAVIHAAQAKPRGRWTNGKIVAMHRSDATMTRALATECLLQNKPLIYTSGALAHAGGGESWMDESAPLRPCLLARGHAEMVYELWTLHQRHGLQAQVVTPGFVYGPGGFMQETISLLRRGQYRIVGKGANYWGLVQVDDLAQVYVLALERGQAGQNHFVGDDLPLRRAEVICRLAAALGLPRVGNAPGWIVGLLLGFPLVEALNVSLRMRNALVKARLGWQPRYATFDTGLAELLRDLLGNEKLC